In one Lysobacter alkalisoli genomic region, the following are encoded:
- a CDS encoding RNA polymerase sigma factor has translation MHPELLRRARRLADGHPDRADDLMSATAIKALMFMRRSPDAMTDPDGFLFVVLRHVFLDNVRQQLRERAVIDDAVDVQSEYTPASESPALSQMQRLELQEQLDDVVRAVRHLTREQRQLFGFRFVQELSYPVIAERLEISEALARKRVQLLRARLRRSAPAGRDAS, from the coding sequence ATGCACCCCGAACTCCTCCGACGGGCGAGACGCCTGGCCGATGGCCATCCGGACAGGGCGGACGATCTGATGTCCGCCACCGCGATCAAGGCGTTGATGTTCATGCGCAGATCGCCGGATGCGATGACCGACCCGGACGGATTCCTGTTCGTCGTGCTCCGCCACGTGTTCCTCGACAATGTCCGCCAGCAGCTTCGAGAGCGCGCCGTCATCGACGACGCCGTCGATGTGCAGAGCGAGTACACACCCGCATCGGAGTCGCCTGCACTCTCGCAGATGCAGCGCCTGGAGCTGCAGGAGCAACTCGATGACGTGGTACGCGCGGTCCGTCACCTGACCCGAGAGCAGCGGCAGCTGTTCGGGTTCCGGTTCGTCCAGGAACTGTCGTATCCCGTTATCGCCGAGCGCCTGGAGATCAGCGAAGCCCTGGCGCGAAAGCGCGTGCAACTGCTACGGGCGCGGTTGCGCAGAAGC